One part of the Gracilimonas sediminicola genome encodes these proteins:
- a CDS encoding DUF4105 domain-containing protein — protein sequence MLHTITKAVSFFLILFIAATSSVDAGQPKLSPEAQVSLLTTSSGAELYTLFGHTALRIYDPEAGVDRAYNYGTFDFNAPGFYWKFALGDLRYFLSVNKFENAKKAYLNDGRIITEQRLNLTENQTKRLYDFLENNARPENRYYSYEFFYDNCTTRIYEAVKAVAGDSIHFQEPQNSAKNSFRQFINPYVKSVSWVKFGINLLLGTPADRNPPESETLFLPDLLKEGFSHARIQQADTSLALVSEQRFYAPQKRSVISPARVSPTLSFWFLLITSLLAGFFYRTNHTFWFWFDRLLFGIIGLIGVLIIFLWFFSSYPSTKWNWNIVWSAPALSAFIFSFMGRKRLSENYKVFLVLYAAILLLFLLSWSFIPQQIPSAILPLLFLLGFRSIKKQSESVNQEMVNVL from the coding sequence ATGTTGCACACTATAACTAAAGCAGTAAGCTTTTTCCTGATACTATTTATTGCAGCAACTTCTTCTGTAGACGCCGGGCAACCTAAACTTTCGCCGGAAGCTCAGGTCAGTCTCCTTACGACTTCTTCCGGTGCTGAATTGTACACTTTGTTTGGCCATACTGCCTTGCGCATTTACGACCCGGAAGCAGGTGTAGATCGCGCATATAATTATGGTACTTTTGATTTCAACGCTCCAGGGTTTTATTGGAAATTTGCCCTCGGCGATCTGCGATATTTTCTTTCGGTGAACAAGTTTGAGAATGCAAAAAAAGCATATTTGAATGACGGCCGCATTATTACTGAACAGCGATTAAATCTAACAGAGAATCAAACCAAACGCTTGTATGATTTTTTGGAGAATAACGCCCGGCCCGAAAATCGATATTATTCCTATGAGTTCTTCTATGATAACTGTACCACCCGGATCTATGAGGCTGTCAAGGCAGTAGCTGGGGATTCAATCCATTTTCAAGAGCCGCAAAATTCGGCAAAGAATAGTTTTCGGCAGTTTATTAATCCCTACGTGAAATCCGTTTCCTGGGTAAAATTTGGGATTAACTTGCTGTTGGGTACTCCCGCCGACCGCAACCCACCCGAGTCGGAAACGCTGTTCTTACCCGACCTGTTAAAAGAGGGATTTTCACACGCTCGGATACAGCAAGCTGATACAAGTCTTGCCTTGGTTTCAGAGCAGAGATTTTATGCTCCTCAGAAACGGTCTGTCATTAGTCCTGCGAGAGTAAGCCCCACTTTAAGCTTTTGGTTTTTGCTGATTACAAGCCTGCTTGCCGGGTTTTTCTATAGAACTAATCACACATTCTGGTTTTGGTTCGACCGTCTGTTATTCGGGATAATTGGGTTGATTGGAGTGTTGATCATTTTTTTGTGGTTTTTTTCTTCGTATCCCTCAACCAAATGGAATTGGAATATAGTGTGGTCTGCCCCGGCTTTGTCGGCCTTTATATTTTCTTTTATGGGCAGAAAACGACTTTCAGAAAATTATAAAGTGTTTTTGGTACTATATGCAGCTATTCTTCTGCTCTTTCTCCTAAGCTGGTCATTTATTCCTCAACAGATCCCCTCTGCAATTTTGCCTCTTCTTTTTTTGTTGGGATTTCGGAGTATTAAAAAGCAATCCGAATCAGTAAATCAGGAAATGGTCAATGTGTTATAG
- a CDS encoding heavy metal translocating P-type ATPase, giving the protein MEKLTLDIPVILPDIPDHKDKCVSRLIGTLEGRDGVDRVHIKTDESKEPKLCIHFDPETISLKKIKTLAQQTGAKLHDIFGHMLVKVNGIRHSRHARSITRQLRDVDGVVDAYASATGWIRLEYKKGDISREKLTKIIRETGLDIEKFSEELQDVKENNEETNGKEKKPETDHEHSHKEEDSHDHDHGGIFGEKTELIFSLICGSLLGIGFGLSYVSTLPGWVSLALYVSSYFFGGFYLVQEAYTEVKAGNFEIDFLMLVAAIGAAILGEWAEGALLLFLFSLGHSLEHYAMGRARDAIKGLSDLAPKTALRKKDGTTEEVSVEELQVGDVIVIKPNSKISADGVVINGESSVNQAPITGESVPVDKMEYDDPESIDEDADSIDDKHRVFAGTINGNGSLEVKVTKLSKDSTLSRLIKLVNEAEAQKSPTQQFTDKFEKYFVPSVLVLVVILNFAFLVIDESFSASFYRAMAVLVAASPCALAISTPSAVLSGVGRAARGGVLIKGGRPLENLGILKALAFDKTGTLTEGEPRLTDVITFGDTEENELLKVAVAVESLSDHPLADAVVRDGKEKLGETDFPEAEDLESITGRGVKATIKDITVYIGNAELFEEADGIKLSEDLKRSVEELEGEGKTTMIVRHGDRYLGMLGLMDTPREDAKEVIQKLRDMGLTHLIMLTGDNQRVADAVAKEIGIDDPKGNLLPEDKVEAVKKLREEEGDVAMVGDGVNDAPAMANSTVGIAMGAAGSDVALETADVALMADKISVLPFAIGLSRKTKSIIKQNLWISLGMVALLVPATIFGLSMGWAVIGHEGSTVVVVFNALRLLAYKS; this is encoded by the coding sequence ATGGAAAAACTAACACTTGATATACCTGTAATACTACCTGACATCCCTGATCATAAGGATAAATGTGTAAGTCGGCTTATTGGAACTCTTGAAGGACGGGATGGAGTGGATCGGGTACATATTAAAACAGATGAAAGTAAAGAACCAAAACTCTGTATTCACTTTGATCCCGAAACGATATCACTTAAAAAAATAAAAACCCTTGCTCAACAGACCGGTGCGAAACTTCATGATATATTTGGGCACATGTTAGTGAAAGTGAACGGTATTCGTCATTCCAGACACGCCCGATCAATTACTCGGCAACTCAGAGATGTGGATGGAGTTGTAGATGCTTACGCGAGCGCCACAGGCTGGATCAGGCTGGAATATAAAAAGGGTGATATTAGCAGGGAGAAGCTTACGAAAATAATTAGAGAGACTGGGTTAGATATTGAGAAGTTTTCCGAAGAACTTCAGGACGTAAAAGAAAATAATGAGGAGACAAATGGTAAAGAGAAAAAACCGGAGACAGATCATGAGCACTCACATAAAGAAGAAGATTCGCACGACCACGATCACGGTGGCATCTTTGGCGAAAAAACCGAGCTGATCTTCTCGCTGATATGCGGTAGCTTGCTCGGCATAGGATTCGGCCTCTCCTATGTGAGCACGTTGCCCGGCTGGGTCTCGCTTGCACTATATGTGAGCTCCTACTTCTTTGGTGGATTCTACCTGGTGCAGGAAGCTTACACCGAAGTAAAAGCCGGAAATTTCGAGATTGATTTCCTGATGCTGGTTGCCGCGATTGGAGCTGCAATCCTTGGGGAGTGGGCTGAGGGGGCGCTTCTGCTTTTCTTGTTCAGCCTTGGACATTCCCTGGAACACTATGCTATGGGTCGGGCACGAGATGCCATCAAAGGGCTTTCTGACCTTGCGCCAAAAACCGCTCTGCGAAAAAAAGATGGAACCACCGAAGAGGTATCTGTTGAGGAGTTGCAGGTTGGAGATGTTATTGTGATCAAACCGAACAGTAAAATTTCCGCCGACGGGGTAGTTATCAATGGCGAGAGCAGCGTCAACCAGGCACCCATCACCGGCGAAAGCGTGCCCGTAGACAAGATGGAATATGACGATCCTGAATCCATCGATGAAGATGCAGATTCTATTGACGATAAGCACCGCGTGTTTGCCGGCACCATCAATGGAAATGGAAGTCTGGAGGTAAAGGTGACAAAACTTTCCAAAGATTCCACACTTTCTCGCCTGATCAAGCTGGTTAACGAAGCCGAAGCTCAGAAGTCGCCGACCCAACAGTTCACCGACAAATTTGAAAAGTATTTTGTACCGTCCGTGTTAGTATTAGTGGTGATATTGAATTTTGCTTTTCTGGTTATAGATGAATCTTTTTCAGCAAGTTTTTATCGGGCCATGGCGGTTCTTGTGGCAGCAAGTCCCTGTGCACTGGCTATTTCTACGCCCAGCGCAGTGCTTAGCGGTGTAGGACGAGCCGCAAGAGGTGGAGTTCTGATAAAAGGCGGTCGCCCCCTTGAAAACCTTGGAATATTAAAGGCGTTAGCTTTTGATAAAACCGGAACCCTCACAGAAGGCGAGCCCAGACTTACTGATGTGATCACCTTTGGTGATACGGAGGAAAACGAGTTGTTAAAAGTAGCTGTAGCTGTAGAAAGTTTAAGTGATCACCCCCTCGCTGATGCCGTGGTGCGTGATGGAAAAGAGAAGTTAGGGGAAACTGATTTTCCCGAAGCCGAAGATCTTGAATCCATTACAGGGCGGGGAGTAAAAGCAACGATTAAAGATATAACAGTGTATATCGGGAATGCGGAGCTATTTGAAGAGGCCGATGGCATTAAACTCTCTGAAGACCTTAAACGAAGTGTAGAAGAATTGGAAGGAGAAGGGAAAACGACTATGATTGTTCGTCATGGTGATCGATATCTTGGTATGCTTGGGCTGATGGATACCCCACGAGAGGATGCCAAGGAGGTTATTCAAAAACTGCGGGACATGGGCTTGACACACCTGATCATGCTTACGGGCGACAATCAGCGGGTGGCCGATGCTGTTGCTAAAGAGATCGGTATCGACGACCCAAAAGGTAATTTACTGCCTGAAGACAAGGTGGAAGCTGTCAAAAAGCTTCGTGAAGAGGAAGGCGACGTAGCGATGGTAGGCGATGGCGTCAACGATGCTCCGGCCATGGCCAACAGCACAGTGGGCATTGCTATGGGAGCAGCCGGATCAGATGTGGCCCTTGAAACAGCCGATGTAGCTTTAATGGCCGACAAGATTTCCGTTCTTCCGTTTGCTATCGGACTGAGCCGCAAAACCAAATCGATCATCAAGCAGAACCTGTGGATCAGCCTGGGTATGGTGGCTCTGCTTGTGCCAGCTACGATTTTTGGCCTGAGCATGGGTTGGGCAGTCATCGGCCACGAAGGGTCAACAGTAGTTGTGGTATTTAATGCGTTGAGGTTGTTAGCTTACAAATCCTAA